Proteins found in one Acidobacteriota bacterium genomic segment:
- a CDS encoding MarR family transcriptional regulator: MSHYERRCRDVGVTPVQLLVLSALNHRNASTIGELADELGFDSTTMTRFIQRMIELKLVERIADPADRRVQRVYLHKEAKKRLKSWLAAAEKIETELFAQLNEADRTALELTLATLEHLEFKST, translated from the coding sequence ATGAGCCATTATGAGCGCCGATGTCGCGATGTAGGAGTAACCCCAGTCCAGCTTCTGGTGCTCAGTGCGCTCAACCACCGCAATGCATCCACAATTGGTGAACTGGCCGACGAGCTTGGGTTTGATTCAACCACCATGACCCGGTTTATCCAGCGCATGATCGAACTCAAACTGGTCGAACGCATCGCGGATCCGGCAGATCGTCGAGTACAACGGGTCTATTTGCACAAAGAAGCCAAAAAACGGCTGAAATCGTGGCTTGCGGCAGCAGAGAAAATTGAAACTGAACTGTTTGCCCAGTTGAACGAAGCTGACCGAACTGCCCTGGAACTGACACTGGCCACGCTGGAACACCTTGAATTCAAATCTACTTAA
- a CDS encoding tetratricopeptide repeat protein, with the protein MRISLCFALLLCVLTSSASLLAQQPPSSQPTQTDPQVAKLVESIRELQQYNTFVGVDERMFVVMAALNAAGFDVETPGMPPSSVRAQLRKDLGTIDPQLLIKLQSFFKVHVQLEREPEAQATGYIALAFVLGAPPTFTPPADREFLANDVNELFEFAPLVAEFYTKTPVKSLIPKYLPLYQQSALSLIEAVDTQMVEVLSLLHTRPILLLPADSTPADRYAQTSPGYTDPSKDKSADKKKPTEQPAPQKPQNRVRRLFVLPDLLGPANRVYTRNDVLNGVDTITLRRAGDDYLMVVGPHTAPPLSAIRLTLLRFVLEPIVARSGVAVALRRPEIVMVKDTLPNKDRVDSQLQRSVYEIVRESLIRASEARLRRRAATKTQPYGDEDARYDVGTAYERGAVLAYHFYEEMDVLERVGVEIDDLIPKMLASFDVEREKKRVAENSTLRARVEKRRGETSSLPAAPTIASRLTDADALLRTRQYKDAKPILEAILKEDPKNARAVFGLAQILSNTPSKDELDENVEEGDRIAAQEERLAHTVEMYRQAISLASAEEKWLVSQAYFLIGRIYDFAELRESAIEAYSQAIAIGDVPNGAYKQALEGKERPAAKQNEE; encoded by the coding sequence ATGCGTATTTCTCTTTGTTTTGCCCTCCTCCTGTGTGTTCTGACGAGTTCAGCGTCCCTGCTGGCTCAACAACCACCATCCTCCCAACCAACCCAAACTGACCCCCAGGTTGCCAAACTGGTTGAATCTATTCGCGAGCTTCAGCAATACAACACGTTTGTCGGCGTAGACGAACGCATGTTTGTGGTCATGGCCGCCCTCAATGCCGCTGGGTTTGACGTTGAAACCCCAGGCATGCCGCCCAGTAGCGTTCGGGCACAACTCCGCAAAGATCTGGGTACCATTGATCCGCAACTCCTGATCAAGCTCCAGAGCTTTTTTAAAGTTCACGTTCAACTGGAACGTGAACCCGAAGCACAGGCAACCGGTTATATTGCACTGGCTTTTGTGCTTGGTGCTCCGCCGACGTTTACTCCGCCGGCTGATCGCGAGTTTCTGGCAAACGATGTCAACGAACTCTTTGAATTTGCACCGCTGGTCGCTGAGTTTTACACTAAAACCCCAGTTAAATCACTTATTCCTAAATATTTACCATTGTATCAACAGTCAGCGCTTTCGCTCATCGAAGCCGTTGATACCCAAATGGTTGAGGTTTTGTCGCTGCTCCATACCCGGCCAATTCTGCTCTTACCAGCCGATTCGACTCCGGCTGACCGGTACGCCCAAACATCGCCAGGCTATACCGATCCATCGAAAGACAAATCAGCCGATAAAAAGAAGCCAACCGAACAACCCGCCCCGCAAAAGCCACAGAATCGAGTCCGACGGCTGTTTGTATTGCCTGACTTGCTTGGTCCCGCCAACCGCGTCTATACCCGCAATGATGTGCTGAACGGGGTTGATACCATCACCCTTCGCCGGGCAGGTGATGATTACCTGATGGTGGTTGGCCCACACACAGCGCCACCGCTTTCCGCCATTCGACTCACCCTGTTGCGGTTTGTCCTGGAGCCAATTGTGGCCCGTTCGGGTGTGGCCGTGGCCCTCAGACGACCTGAAATCGTCATGGTGAAAGACACCCTGCCAAACAAAGATCGAGTTGACAGCCAGCTCCAGCGCAGTGTGTATGAAATCGTTCGCGAATCACTCATTCGCGCCTCGGAAGCCCGTCTTCGACGACGAGCCGCTACCAAAACCCAGCCCTATGGCGATGAAGATGCCCGCTATGATGTTGGAACCGCCTATGAGCGCGGAGCCGTGCTGGCCTACCATTTTTATGAAGAAATGGACGTACTGGAACGGGTCGGCGTGGAAATTGACGATTTGATTCCAAAAATGCTTGCCTCCTTTGACGTCGAACGCGAAAAGAAGCGGGTTGCAGAAAACAGCACATTACGGGCCCGGGTTGAAAAACGGCGGGGTGAAACCAGCAGCCTCCCTGCCGCACCCACCATAGCCAGCCGACTGACGGATGCTGATGCCCTGCTTCGCACGCGTCAGTACAAGGATGCCAAACCCATTTTGGAAGCCATCCTGAAAGAAGATCCGAAAAATGCCCGTGCTGTCTTTGGCCTGGCTCAAATCCTGAGCAACACGCCTTCAAAAGATGAATTGGACGAAAATGTTGAAGAAGGTGACCGGATTGCCGCCCAGGAAGAACGACTCGCCCACACCGTCGAAATGTACCGGCAGGCAATCTCACTTGCCTCGGCTGAAGAAAAATGGCTGGTTTCGCAAGCCTATTTCCTGATTGGCCGCATTTATGATTTTGCTGAACTGCGTGAAAGCGCCATCGAAGCCTATTCCCAGGCAATTGCTATCGGGGATGTTCCAAATGGCGCCTATAAGCAGGCACTTGAAGGCAAGGAACGTCCAGCAGCAAAGCAGAATGAAGAATGA
- a CDS encoding CapA family protein: MNSRILLSLGFCFLGLVVACTVEGQPTTAQSPASTPAPAPKEPPVQPAPAATSASNIVFMGVGDIMLGSTYPDESGLPPNDGADLLKEATPILTTADLAFGNLEGPMLEGGTTTKCGPKSTRCFAFRVPTRYGKHLKDAGIDIMSLANNHANDFGSQGMASSKKVLDELGIAHAGEIGDIAYMTVKGRKIAIIGFATNAVSYNVNDIEIARRVVTDATKKADLVIVSFHGGAEGTANLHVPDQVEIFLGETRGHLRKFARTVIDAGADLVIGHGPHVCRGMEVYKDRLIAYSLGNFATYGKFNLAEELGKTMILEVHIDPKDGAFRGGKIHPFKQIKPGGPLADSTKAIIPIVKQLSESDFGDTSVKISDDGAISF; this comes from the coding sequence ATGAACTCACGAATTTTACTTTCGCTTGGATTTTGTTTTCTCGGACTGGTCGTCGCCTGCACGGTCGAAGGTCAACCCACCACGGCTCAGTCACCAGCATCAACCCCGGCTCCAGCGCCGAAGGAACCACCAGTCCAACCGGCTCCGGCAGCGACATCGGCTTCCAACATCGTGTTTATGGGTGTGGGCGATATTATGTTGGGGTCAACCTACCCGGATGAATCAGGGCTGCCGCCCAACGATGGGGCTGATTTACTCAAGGAAGCCACACCGATTCTGACCACGGCAGACCTTGCATTTGGGAACCTCGAAGGCCCGATGCTCGAAGGCGGCACCACCACAAAATGCGGTCCCAAATCAACCCGCTGCTTTGCCTTTCGAGTGCCAACCCGGTATGGAAAACATCTCAAAGACGCTGGAATTGACATCATGAGCCTGGCCAATAATCACGCCAATGATTTTGGTTCCCAGGGAATGGCCAGCTCCAAAAAGGTACTCGATGAACTCGGCATTGCCCATGCTGGTGAAATCGGTGACATCGCCTATATGACGGTCAAAGGTCGCAAAATTGCCATTATCGGGTTTGCCACCAACGCAGTTTCCTACAACGTGAACGACATTGAAATTGCCCGCCGGGTGGTCACGGACGCCACCAAAAAAGCCGATTTGGTGATTGTCTCGTTCCACGGCGGTGCCGAAGGCACAGCGAATCTGCACGTTCCAGACCAGGTGGAAATCTTTCTGGGCGAGACCCGCGGACACCTCCGCAAGTTTGCCCGGACCGTGATTGATGCCGGTGCCGATTTGGTCATTGGACACGGGCCCCACGTCTGCCGGGGCATGGAAGTTTACAAAGATCGCCTCATTGCCTATTCCCTGGGCAATTTTGCCACCTATGGCAAATTCAATCTGGCTGAAGAACTTGGGAAAACCATGATTTTGGAAGTCCATATTGATCCCAAAGACGGGGCTTTTCGAGGTGGGAAAATCCATCCATTCAAGCAAATCAAACCGGGCGGACCACTCGCTGATTCGACCAAAGCCATTATTCCAATTGTGAAACAACTGTCTGAAAGCGATTTTGGCGACACAAGCGTCAAGATCAGCGACGACGGAGCTATTTCGTTTTAG
- a CDS encoding STAS domain-containing protein, with the protein MSLKITQRTSGNVSILDLSGKITIGEGSVQLREAIRNLLDGNSKYILLNLGDVSYVDSSGIGELVSSYTTVNKQQGNLKLLKLTKKIQDLLAITKLLTVFETFDDEEKALASFPQ; encoded by the coding sequence ATGTCTCTGAAGATCACACAACGAACCTCAGGCAACGTTTCAATCCTCGATTTGAGTGGGAAAATCACAATCGGCGAGGGCAGTGTCCAACTCCGTGAAGCGATTCGGAACCTGCTCGATGGAAACTCGAAATACATCCTGCTGAACCTTGGCGATGTGAGCTATGTTGACAGTTCCGGAATCGGTGAACTCGTCAGCAGCTATACCACCGTCAACAAACAACAAGGCAATTTGAAGTTGTTGAAGCTTACCAAAAAGATTCAGGACCTTCTGGCCATTACCAAGCTTTTGACCGTCTTCGAAACCTTTGACGACGAAGAAAAAGCCCTGGCCAGCTTTCCGCAGTAA
- a CDS encoding ATP-binding protein, translating into MNTAENVIELTIDSSYRFIELVAAVTDNITQIVGFPPEEAHWVGLAVRESVINAIKHGNQLDSHKPVDVRFTIFEQHIDVSIRDRGRGFDASHLPDPLDPSNLLNPNGRGIFYMRTFMDEVNFSTHPQGGTVVRMIKRKPETPQDADSDGLSAD; encoded by the coding sequence ATGAATACGGCGGAAAATGTGATAGAACTCACAATTGACAGTAGTTATCGTTTTATCGAACTGGTGGCCGCCGTCACTGACAACATCACGCAGATTGTCGGGTTTCCCCCAGAAGAAGCACACTGGGTAGGGCTTGCGGTGCGTGAGTCAGTCATTAACGCTATCAAACATGGCAATCAACTTGATTCACACAAGCCAGTCGATGTGCGGTTTACGATTTTTGAACAGCACATTGACGTCTCCATCCGGGACCGTGGCCGGGGGTTTGATGCAAGCCATTTACCGGATCCACTCGATCCATCAAACCTTCTCAACCCCAATGGACGCGGTATTTTCTACATGCGGACGTTTATGGACGAAGTCAATTTTTCGACTCATCCGCAAGGTGGAACGGTGGTCAGAATGATTAAACGCAAGCCCGAAACGCCTCAAGACGCCGACTCCGACGGCCTTTCAGCCGATTGA